The bacterium genome segment AGCCCCCGTGAGGGAACCGAAAACCACGCTTTTCGGTTCCCGTTGAGCCAAAGTCTTACCCGGACTTTGGCGATATTACAGTAGCCTCCGTGAGGGAAGGGGAAACCACGCTTTTCCCTTCCCGTGGAGCGAAAAGTCCCGGATTGGACTTTTTGCGACTCTATCAATGTTGGTGCTTTCTAATATTTTCTACTCTGTGCAACTCTGTGGAGCGGCCTTCAGCCGGCCGCACTGTGGTTCGTTGATCCTTGCCTTGTTTAAAGGAACTGTTGTTACCCTTTACCTGTGACCTTTGAAAATGTCCTATTTACAAAGCCTTAATTGCAAAAAAAGCGAGGCCAGTGGCCTCGCTTTGAGTAAGCCATTGGCTTGAAATTTTATCTATACCTGGTAAGGATCCTTTCCATCTTGTCTTTCCCCGCGAGCTTCTGCTTCTTGAGCGTCTCGATCTCGAAGTGCAGTTCCGTGGTGGGTGGTCTTTTCAAAAGTTCCTCGATCTTTTCTTCGAAGGCCAGGTGATCTTCGTAAAGCGCCTTGAACTCCCCGTTCTCGGCACAGACCCTCTCGATCAGTTCATGGTCTCTGGTGGTCATGGTTCTCCCTTGGAAAAAAAATAAGTTGGATTATAGGGTTATGGGGGTTTTAAAGTCAAGACCTGAAATCCGCGGGGGGTAGGATTTCAGGTCTTGACAGCTGTATCGGCGTAACGGTGTGTCGGGGTATCGGGGTAAAGCAGGTTTTTGCCTGCTGCGGTTAGTAATCGGTATTGAACATCGAAAATCAGAACCAAACCATGCCTCACACGGAGACACGGAAAAGATCAACTTCGGGGATTTGGGGTAATCTAAGCCTTATGGCGTAAAAGCCCGGGTTTCACCACAGGGTACACAGCGCGGTCTGTTTTGACCGCATCACAGGGTAAATCAGTGAACCGCTCCCCGGCCTAAAGGCCGGG includes the following:
- a CDS encoding YdcH family protein, translating into MTTRDHELIERVCAENGEFKALYEDHLAFEEKIEELLKRPPTTELHFEIETLKKQKLAGKDKMERILTRYR